In a genomic window of Lycium ferocissimum isolate CSIRO_LF1 chromosome 9, AGI_CSIRO_Lferr_CH_V1, whole genome shotgun sequence:
- the LOC132030389 gene encoding 14 kDa proline-rich protein DC2.15-like, whose amino-acid sequence MAKSLVLFLVFNVLFFTVVSACNTCPGPKPKPKSKPTPSPSPNSQGKCPTDALKLGVCANVLNGLLNVTLGTPPVKPCCSLIENLVDLEAAVCLCTALKANILGINLNLPISLSLLLNVCSKDAPKGFTCP is encoded by the coding sequence ATGGCTAAGTCACTTGTCCTCTTTCTAGTATTCAATGTCCTTTTTTTCACTGTGGTTAGTGCATGCAACACTTGCCCTGGCCCAAAACCAAAACCGAAGTCAAAGCCAACACCAAGCCCATCTCCTAATTCACAAGGCAAATGCCCAACTGATGCATTAAAATTAGGTGTTTGTGCTAATGTGCTTAATGGTTTATTGAATGTTACACTTGGAACTCCACCTGTTAAACCATGTTGCAGTCTTATTGAAAATCTTGTGGATTTAGAGGCTGCTGTTTGTCTTTGCACTGCACTTAAGGCTAATATTTTGGGGATTAACCTTAATCTCCCTATTTCACTTAGCTTACTTCTTAATGTTTGTAGTAAGGATGCTCCAAAGGGATTCACTTgtccataa
- the LOC132030392 gene encoding 14 kDa proline-rich protein DC2.15-like, translated as MASKKTTSLALFILVNLLFVSLVSACGTCPSPKPKPKPKPKPTPSPSSKGKCPIDALKLGVCANVLGNLLGLVIGNPPKKPCCSLINGLVDLEAALCLCTAIKLNVLGINLNVPLSLSLLLNVCGKKVPSDFQCPN; from the coding sequence ATGGCTTCTAAGAAAACTACTTCCCTTGCTCTTTTTATTCTTGTGAACCTTCTTTTTGTCTCTCTTGTGAGTGCATGTGGCACTTGTCCTAGTCCTAAACCAAAGCCGAAGCCGAAGCCAAAGCCAACCCCGAGCCCAAGTTCCAAAGGCAAGTGCCCTATAGATGCTCTAAAATTAGGTGTTTGTGCTAATGTTCTTGGAAATTTACTTGGACTTGTAATTGGAAATCCTCCAAAGAAACCTTGTTGCTCTCTCATTAATGGACTTGTTGATCTTGAGGCTGCACTTTGTCTATGCACTGCCATTAAATTAAATGTTCTTGGGATTAACCTTAATGTCCCTCTTTCTCTAAGCCTTCTTCTTAATGTATGTGGCAAAAAGGTTCCATCTGACTTCCAGTGTCCTAATTGA
- the LOC132030393 gene encoding 36.4 kDa proline-rich protein isoform X2: MGSSKISAMFFICMIFMSTCLLPAYASSGQCPCHPPYPPYQRPSPPGTTPRHPHPPKSPGHHPHPPKSPGRPHPPSTPRPHPPTTKPPPHHGGVPPRVLPPIVFPPPVVSPPVTRPPGVSPPVTRPPPGILPPIVNPPIVMPPITRPPGISPPVTRPPGILPPVTRPPGILPPIINPPGIFPPITNPPGGGGFQPPSAGGYPPYGPPGGGGGPGGGGGIPGIVPAPPATCPIDALKLGLCLDVLGGLVHIGIGNPVEHICCPVLQGLLELEAAICLCTTIRLKLLNLNIFLPLALSVLATCGLTPPPDFICPPLV; the protein is encoded by the exons ATGGGTTCATCAAAGATTTCGGCAATGTTCTTCATTTGTATGATTTTCATGTCAACATGTTTGTTACCAGCTTATGCTTCATCTGGTCAATGCCCTTGTCATCCTCCTTATCCACCTTACCAACGCCCTAGTCCACCTGGCACTACTCCGCGGCATCCACATCCGCCAAAATCTCCAGGTCATCACCCTCATCCACCTAAGTCTCCCGGTAGGCCCCACCCTCCCTCGACTCCACGTCCACATCCACCAACCACCAAACCGCCACCTCATCATGGCGGAGTGCCTCCAAGGGTTTTGCCGCCTATCGTTTTTCCACCACCCGTCGTATCACCTCCTGTCACTCGGCCACCTGGCGTTTCGCCTCCCGTCACTAGGCCGCCACCTGGCATTTTACCACCTATAGTCAATCCTCCTATAGTAATGCCTCCAATCACCAGGCCACCTGGCATATCGCCTCCAGTCACCAGGCCACCTGGCATCCTACCACCTGTCACTAGGCCACCTGGCATTCTTCCACCAATAATAAACCCTCCCGGAATTTTTCCACCAATAACAAATCCTCCCGGAGGAGGAGGCTTCCAACCGCCATCTGCTGGTGGATATCCACCCTACGGACCTCCTGGTGGTGGAGGTGGACCAGGTGGCGGTGGAG GCATTCCTGGTATTGTCCCAGCGCCGCCGGCCACATGTCCTATAGATGCATTGAAACTTGGGCTTTGTCTTGATGTACTTGGAGGATTAGTGCATATTGGGATAGGGAATCCAGTGGAACATATATGCTGCCCAGTTTTACAAGGACTACTAGAGCTAGAAGCTGCTATTTGTCTATGCACAACCATAAGGCTTAAACTTCTTAACCTTAATATCTTCCTTCCGCTGGCACTTTCAGTTCTTGCAACATGTGGTTTAACTCCTCCTCCTGATTTTATATGTCCTCCTCTTGTTTGA
- the LOC132030393 gene encoding 36.4 kDa proline-rich protein isoform X1 gives MGSSKISAMFFICMIFMSTCLLPAYASSGQCPCHPPYPPYQRPSPPGTTPRHPHPPKSPGHHPHPPKSPGRPHPPSTPRPHPPTTKPPPHHGGVPPRVLPPIVFPPPVVSPPVTRPPGVSPPVTRPPPGILPPIVNPPIVMPPITRPPGISPPVTRPPGILPPVTRPPGILPPIINPPGIFPPITNPPGGGGFQPPSAGGYPPYGPPGGGGGPGGGGGGPGGGGSGGGIPGIVPAPPATCPIDALKLGLCLDVLGGLVHIGIGNPVEHICCPVLQGLLELEAAICLCTTIRLKLLNLNIFLPLALSVLATCGLTPPPDFICPPLV, from the coding sequence ATGGGTTCATCAAAGATTTCGGCAATGTTCTTCATTTGTATGATTTTCATGTCAACATGTTTGTTACCAGCTTATGCTTCATCTGGTCAATGCCCTTGTCATCCTCCTTATCCACCTTACCAACGCCCTAGTCCACCTGGCACTACTCCGCGGCATCCACATCCGCCAAAATCTCCAGGTCATCACCCTCATCCACCTAAGTCTCCCGGTAGGCCCCACCCTCCCTCGACTCCACGTCCACATCCACCAACCACCAAACCGCCACCTCATCATGGCGGAGTGCCTCCAAGGGTTTTGCCGCCTATCGTTTTTCCACCACCCGTCGTATCACCTCCTGTCACTCGGCCACCTGGCGTTTCGCCTCCCGTCACTAGGCCGCCACCTGGCATTTTACCACCTATAGTCAATCCTCCTATAGTAATGCCTCCAATCACCAGGCCACCTGGCATATCGCCTCCAGTCACCAGGCCACCTGGCATCCTACCACCTGTCACTAGGCCACCTGGCATTCTTCCACCAATAATAAACCCTCCCGGAATTTTTCCACCAATAACAAATCCTCCCGGAGGAGGAGGCTTCCAACCGCCATCTGCTGGTGGATATCCACCCTACGGACCTCCTGGTGGTGGAGGTGGACCAGGTGGCGGTGGAGGTGGCCCAGGTGGTGGCGGAAGCGGCGGAGGCATTCCTGGTATTGTCCCAGCGCCGCCGGCCACATGTCCTATAGATGCATTGAAACTTGGGCTTTGTCTTGATGTACTTGGAGGATTAGTGCATATTGGGATAGGGAATCCAGTGGAACATATATGCTGCCCAGTTTTACAAGGACTACTAGAGCTAGAAGCTGCTATTTGTCTATGCACAACCATAAGGCTTAAACTTCTTAACCTTAATATCTTCCTTCCGCTGGCACTTTCAGTTCTTGCAACATGTGGTTTAACTCCTCCTCCTGATTTTATATGTCCTCCTCTTGTTTGA